A region from the Hippoglossus hippoglossus isolate fHipHip1 chromosome 16, fHipHip1.pri, whole genome shotgun sequence genome encodes:
- the LOC117776386 gene encoding sodium-dependent neutral amino acid transporter B(0)AT3-like: MDREVGSAELKKINERPKWDNKVQYLLSCIGFAVGLGNVWRFPYLCQIYGGGAFLIPYVIAFVFEGLPLLHMELAIGQQLRMGSVGVWNSISPYMGGLGVASLLVSFLVGLFYNMILAWILWYFFHSFQSPLPWKSCPLNSNHTGYVAECEKSSPVNYFWYHETLNITPDIETSGSLQWGLVLCLASAWCLVYICFIRGIETIGKAIYVTATFPYLVLTIFLVRALALNGASDGLIYLFTPDWETLKNPKVWLDAATQIFFSLSLAFGGLIAFSSYNPQKNNCERDALIVGCVNSFTSIYASIPIFAILGFKANENYNDCRNWNILQLTNAFNIGDENITLENYDHWFNNLNSTDPSEVESLSLKTCNLQTFLDQSASGTGLAFIVFTEVVIKMPGSQVWAVLFFVMLFSLGLSSMFGNLEGVLTPLLDLHMVPRWIPKEVFTGLICLTSFAVALIFTLRSGNYWLEIFNSYVGSMPLLIIAFFEIISVAYIYGINRFNDDVEKMTGHRPNLYWQATWRFISPLMLLVVFIAYVVVEAEKRPTYNTWNPDYVNFPLADVQHYPEWVYTICVLLSVFPVLSIPLVALYRFSGFLKNYIMNRNNQNPYTN, from the exons ATGGATAGAGAAGTTGGAAGTGCCGAACTGAAAAAGATCAACGAAAGGCCAAAATGGGACAATAAAGTTCAATATTTGCTGAGCTGCATAGGTTTTGCTGTGGGACTTGGAAATGTGTGGAGATTTCCATATTTGTGTCAAATCTATGGTGGCG gGGCATTTCTGATTCCTTATGTCATCGCCTTCGTGTTTGAGGGACTTCCTCTGTTGCACATGGAGCTGGCCATCGGACAACAGCTCCGCATGGGAAGCGTTGGAGTGTGGAACTCAATCTCCCCATATATGGGAGGTTTAG GTGTTGCTTCATTGCTAGTATCCTTCCTAGTTGGTCTGTTCTACAACATGATCTTGGCTTGGATCCTCTGGTACTTCTTCCACTCCTTTCAAAGTCCACTTCCCTGGAAGAGCTGCCCATTAAACTCGAATCATACCG GGTATGTAGCTGAATGTGAAAAGAGCTCACCAGTGAACTATTTCTGGTATCATGAAACACTCAACATAACACCAGACATCGAGACCAGTGGGTCTTTACAGTGGGGGCTCGTGTTGTGTCTGGCATCTGCTTGGTGCCTCGTGTACATCTGCTTCATACGTGGAATCGAGACTATTGGGAAG GCTATTTATGTCACAGCCACGTTTCCATATCTTGTTCTGACCATCTTCTTGGTAAGAGCCTTGGCTCTGAATGGAGCAAGTGACGGCTTGATATATCTCTTCACTCCAGAT TGGGAAACCCTCAAGAATCCTAAGGTCTGGTTGGATGCTGCCACTcagatatttttctctttgtctttggcCTTTGGGGGACTTATTGCTTTTTCCAGTTATAACCCCCAGAA GAATAATTGCGAGAGGGATGCCCTGATTGTTGGATGTGTGAACAGCTTTACATCGATATATGCGTCAATTCCTATTTTTGCCATTCTTGGATTTAAAGCTAATGAAAACTATAATGACTGCAGAAATTG GAACATTCTACAATTGACAAATGCCTTTAACATtggggatgaaaacataactctTGAAAACTACGATCACTGGTTTAACAATCTCAACTCAACTGATCCCTCAGAGGTTGAAAGCCTCAGTCTAAAAACCTGCAATCTTCAGACTTTCCTGGACCAG AGTGCCTCTGGGACTGGACTGGCCTTCATTGTGTTCACTGAGGTGGTGATAAAGATGCCAGGCTCTCAGGTGTGGGCGGTGCTGTTCTTTGTAATGCTCTTCAGCCTGGGCCTGTCCTCCATGTTTGGGAATCTAGAGGGAGTCCTCACTCCTCTGCTGGACCTGCACATGGTTCCACGCTGGATTCCGAAGGAGGTTTTCACAG GTTTAATTTGTCTTACCTCCTTTGCTGTTGCGCTCATCTTTACTTTGAGATCTGGAAACTACTGGCTGGAGATTTTCAACAGCTACGTGGGATCCATGCCTCTGCTCATCATAGCTTTCTTTGAGATCATCAGTGTGGCATATATCTACGGAATAAACAG GTTTAATGACGACGTTGAGAAGATGACAGGTCATAGGCCGAACCTCTACTGGCAGGCCACCTGGCGCTTCATCAGCCCTTTAATGCTGCTGGTGGTTTTCATTGCTTATGTTGTGGTTGAGGCTGAAAAACGACCGACATATAACACCTGGAACCCGGATTAT GTAAACTTCCCCCTCGCTGATGTTCAGCACTATCCTGAATGGGTGTATACCATTTGTGTGCTGTTATCTGTCTTTCCTGTCCTGTCCATTCCTCTAGTGGCTCTCTACAGATTCAGCGGCTTCCTGAAGAATTACATCATGAACAGGAACAATCAAAACCCATATACAAATTAA
- the si:ch211-254p10.2 gene encoding solute carrier family 40 member 1 produces MSQRADASQCGGVVVEFESDDIREARAQKARSIPGSALIYLRGPKFLIYVSGALSMWGDRMWHFAISVFLIELYGRNLLLTAVFGLVVAGSVLLLGALIGDWVDRNPRNKVAHASLFIQNISVTVCSIVLMLVFSYKQRIEQIWDGWLTVVCYTVVIVLADVANLASTALTIAIQRDWIVVITGYNRGHLAGMNATMRRIDQVTNILAPLAVGQVMTLASNVVGCGFILGWNLVSLIVEFFFLSRVYRIVPALSIKPPVVEVDQVYLQSLERRRSLGEGIVAQPQPLTEGNCNTGLHLKEITNLPLCFRRFRWLLSTCKDGWRAYYRQPVFLAGMGLAFLYTTVLGFDCITTGYAYTQGISGSLLSLLMGVSAITGLLGTVMFTRLRKTYGLVNTGIISSCLHLGCLLLCVCSVFAPGSPMDLSLLMPYITNSSEVGGMASQRQKHTFPLRGGSNQPLLPDRSSIHWTNNTVLFDNVPSGTAPESYISIILLFLGVITARIGLWSFDLTVTQLLQENICESERGVVNGVQSSMNYLMDLLHFIMVISAPQPQHFGILVIISVLFITTGHTMYFVYAHQAKTKRRLNT; encoded by the exons ATGTCCCAGCGAGCAGATGCCTCCCAGTGTGGTGGGGTTGTGGTCGAGTTCGAGTCTGACGACATCCGGGAAGCAAGAGCTCAGAAAGCGAGGAGTATACCAG GTTCAGCTCTTATCTACCTCAGAGGTCCCAAGTTTCTCATCTATGTCAGTGGAGCATTGTCAATGTGG GGTGACCGCATGTGGCACTTTGCTATCTCTGTGTTCCTGATTGAGCTGTATGGCCGTAACCTGCTGTTGACAGCGGTGTTTGGATTGGTAGTGGCTGGGTCAGTGCTCCTGCTTGGAGCTTTGATTGGAGACTGGGTTGATCGCAATCCAAGGAATAAAG TTGCACATGCATCTCTTTTCATTCAGAACATCTCAGTGACAGTATGTAGCATTGTGCTCATGTTGGTGTTCTCATATAAGCAAAGGATTGAACAGATCTGGGACGGCTGGCTTACT GTGGTTTGTTATACGGTGGTGATCGTCCTGGCAGATGTGGCAAACCTTGCAAGCACAGCGCTGACCATTGCCATTCAGAGGGACTGGATTGTGGTTATTACAGGCTACAACCGGGGTCACCTAGCTG GAATGAATGCAACCATGAGGCGGATAGATCAGGTGACTAACATCCTGGCCCCACTAGCAGTGGGACAGGTCATGACCCTGGCCTCCAATGTAGTAGGCTGTGGCTTCATCCTGGGCTGGAACCTTGTGTCTCTCATCGTGGAGTTCTTCTTCTTGTCACGAGTGTACCGCATCGTCCCTGCGCTCTCGATCAAACCACCAGTGGTGGAGGTGGATCAGGTGTATCTGCAGAGCTTGGAGAGGAGAAGGTCACTAG GGGAGGGTATCGTTGCACAACCTCAGCCCCTGACAGAAGGCAACTGCAACACAGGCCTGCACCTAAAAGAAATCACAAACCTGCCACTGTGTTTCCGGAGGTTTCGCTGGTTGTTGAGCACCTGTAAGGACGGCTGGAGGGCCTACTATCGGCAGCCTGTCTTCCTGGCAGGAATGGGTCTGGCTTTCCTCTACACAACAGTGCTGGGCTTCGACTGCATTACCACTGGCTATGCCTACACTCAGGGTATAAGCGGCTCTCTCCTTAGTCTACTGATGGGTGTTTCAGCCATCACGGGGCTGTTGGGCACTGTGATGTTCACCAGACTCAGGAAGACATATGGCCTGGTTAACACAGGCATCATCTCGAGCTGCCTCCACCTGGGCTgcttgctgctgtgtgtgtgctccgTGTTTGCCCCTGGCAGCCCTATGGATCTTAGCTTGCTGATGCCCTACATTACCAACTCCTCTGAGGTCGGAGGGATGGCGAGCCAAAGgcaaaaacatacatttccGCTGAGGGGGGGAAGCAATCAACCGCTGCTTCCCGACCGCTCCTCCATTCATTGGACCAACAACACCGTGCTTTTTGACAACGTGCCCTCTGGCACGGCGCCAGAGTCCTACATCTCCATTATCCTGTTGTTCTTGGGCGTCATCACAGCACGCATCG GTCTGTGGTCCTTCGACCTGACAGTGACCcagctcctgcaggagaacatctgtgaGTCAGAGAGGGGGGTGGTAAACGGTGTGCAGAGCTCTATGAATTACCTGATGGATCTGCTTCACTTCATCATGGTCATCTCCGCTCCACAGCCGCAGCACTTTGGCATCCTAGTTATCATTTCTGTGTTATTCATCACCACCGGGCACACCATGTACTTCGTGTATGCGCACCAAGCCAAGACAAAACGCCGCCTGAACACATAA